TGCGTGGAGGAAGAAGGTAAGCAAAGCAGGAAGTGCATTGCACAGACAATGTATGGAGTAAACACAGGCTGTCATAAAGCAGGAGACGATCACCACACAATTGCAGGGCCACTCTGTTCTGACTGATCCAGTACAGGCTGTACTCCAGCCATGTGGCACACAGGTGGTTATATGACTCGTGTATCCAGAGTAGCTGCAGTGCAGAGTTTTGCAAGAATCTCAGTGCTTGAACGAGTAGTGCAAACATCCTGAGTCACTGGCGTGAGGTGGCACGGAGATGtgaaaaaaagattcttttctCCCTGAGCATCAGGAGCTTTGTACTGATCTGACCTATCTTATCACTCAGGTTGTTGGTCCACGCTGATCAAAAGTAGAGCCTGACTTACTGGCAGCTTTAGTTCATTTCCTAAAGTCTCCACCTGGCACTCTGGGTTGGTTGCAGAGGTAACCAgggctctgttttctttgttgctcAGATGAATCTTCGCAGCTGATTTCTGAGGCAGAGTCACCATCTGGCGAGCAGAGATTTAACCAGTTCATGCAGAAACTGGGAAAGAAACCCAACAGCAAGAACCTGGATCTCAATAATTGTGCATTAAGTGCAGCAGATGTAACAGAGCTGGgtaaatacacattttattcAGTTAGACACTTTGTGTATTTCTTTGATTCCGATTTGCCTATTCAGTTGTtcactcttttcctttccctttcttttatcTCGGACTTTGTTTAAGATTTCATTTGGTGGTCCCAGGTCCCTGGGAAACGTCAATAAATAAATTGTGTTAATTatgtaatatataaaaatattaaaaccatgcaagtctgtgctgcaggagagtACCTTCATTCTCAGGCAGCAGGTAAGAAAGCTGAGATACAGATTGTCAtgattttctgatgttttagAAAGCATATCTGTATCAACATGTATTGACATCCAGGGTTTGCACGTGATGTACAAACAATACTTTcgtttttttcagcttctttacTGCCATTTCTCCCAGAGCTGGAAGAGATCAGCCTCTCCTGGAATGGTTGTGTTGGAGGGACTTTGAAAACCCTCACTGCTCAGCTCCATCATGTGAACCTGCTGAAAGTCCTTCGTCTGAACAACTGCAGGCTGTCAGCTGAGGATGTCACCTCCTTAGGTACAGGCATTTACATTTGCTTTCAGACAGCTTGGGTGTAATGTAATCCATTTTGTCTCTTCCTGCATCCTGTCCCTACTGCTTCCACACTTGACAATGTGAAGTCCTGCTgtgaaacactggaaagaaGTTGGGGTTTTGAGTGACCTCATACATTTGAATAGCTGTGTTGAGTTCATAGCTCAGGGCACAGAGCTTTCACattcagaaggcagcaaaatTCAGTCCCATTTGCAGAAAAACACGTTTTCCATCTggattagggttttttttttttttttttttctgtctttaatatCTAATGGTAGgcagcaaaagtgaaaaaagctATCAGTGATAATAGGGTCAGTTTAGGACTTTGTGCTGCAGGATAGGTGCAATGCTTATCACAAAATATTTGTTGGTCTTTTGGAGGACACTTAAAACCATCAGTGCTGCCTCAGAGCTTTATAACTTATTTTTGTAAGCTCGGTATAAACTTATTCCTCTGCTTATTTCTTTGCTTGGAGTGCTTGCAGCCCTGCTTTTTGCAGAGTGTGTGATTTAAAGTTTTGAAGTTGGTGCTATGCACACCTAATGCTGAGTCACTTACCTCTGGGCCTGGGATTTACTCGTGGGGTGAGCCTGTGGTGCGCGTCTGAAAGAAGGGCAGACTCAACCAACTGCCTTATTCTAGAAGGTCACTGCTCATTTTGTAAGTTCCAATCTGATGagagctttctttttccctatcactcaaatcctttttttttttttgtcaggaaATGATCAGACATAAAATGTATGGTAATAGCTCAAAAGGTGCTCAGTAGCTCAGTAGGTGATACTATCTGCTGGGAAGGAAACACCCATCTTTGCAAAATTTGGTAGAAATAATTAGTCTGTTTCTGATGAGGGTAAAATCTGTGCTTCATTTTCCATCGGACtttttcaagcatttctttctttttcatcttcctttttcatactttcttttctctttgcattttcttggtTGTATTctcaatttatttattctggTTGGTTCTTCTGTGccatttccttccctctgccGGCTTGGCCTCTTGCAGAGGCAGCCACAAAACTGATCATAGAACTTGAATTTCCAGACAAAATTTGATGTCTTTGAGATGTGGAATAGCAACATATTGGCATTGATTTGCctgtcattttgaaaataacaagGCCAATACTGCCTGTTTGATTTATCCATGGACGTGCATTTTTGGACTCTGTATTCTGCTTAGGAATAAATGCCTCAAATAAAAGCATCGTATCAACTTCTCCTATATGATTGCTCTGAGCTGTGACTGTGAGAGCTGGTATGAAGCCATTCCTGGAGATCTACTCTGTTAATTATCTTAGTAGAAAATGTGTCTGGAGTGTTAGTCCCCAGGTCAAACAGTAACAAGCTATGCTTTAGAGCATTGCTCTGTATTCAAGACTAGGCAATcatttaaaaccaaacaaacagcaacaacaaacagGAATAAATCCACCTAACTAACCAAAAAACTTCAACAGATAAAAGTTAAGACGTATCCTTTTCTCTGAAATCTGGATTTCCACTTataacaatggaaaaaaacatttttgtattaTAAATCTTTAGTGAAGTATTAGTTAAGAGAACATAGAGACATGAAAAGTTCTTATAATTTAAATACAATTAGCGATTTCTGGACTGAATCTGAGACCTTAGATCAAATACTGTAAATTACATTTGCATATGGGCTGATTAAATGATCTTACTTGGAAATACACATCTGCCTCATCCCTCTGCAGAGGAATTTAGGAAGTTGGATTTTGCAGTGGGATATTAATGTTACAAAGCAGCACAAACACAGTTCAAATTGGCTCCTGTGTCAGGCTTGGAAAAGGCCAATTTTTGAGAGTACAATAAAAATCAGTGCTGTCTGCCTTGAAATCTTGGGAAGCTGGTTTGTTTCAAAATGATGCTTACCTTGATTCCTTACAAGCTGTGTTGAAAAATCCTGCTGGACACAAACCCTTTAAGTCTGAGAAATAGCTGTGAGAAGACTCCTTTCATCCCATCCCAAGTGTCCTGTGGACACAGTATGGAAAACAGTGGAAGTGTGCCAAGTAAAATAAGGTAGCACTATATAGGACAGTAAATTCAGACTTGTCACTTGTATTGATTTCCCTGTAGACTAGACTTTCTGGGTCACGGCACAGGTCTGCAATGATGGTCATGCAGTCTGATGAGTATTTGGGAACCTGGATAAATACCAGATCTGTGTGCACTGTGATGGTAACTTGTGATCTATTTTGCTCAATGGGCAAAGTGAGGATTTATACTCACTTTTATGGCAGTAGAGTGCCATACACCAATTTTCCTATCAAATAATACAAATTACAATTTGAGAATCAAGTGGCTAACTTTTTTATGTattcaaaactgtatttttgtttcccaCTGAAGTTGGTATCTAGAATGAATCATCTTGGACTTCTGTTACAGGAGAGGCATTTGAAATTGTTCCTCAACTTGAAGAACTGGATTTATCATGGAACAGTAATATAGGTGGAAAACTATCACTCCTGACAAAAAAACTTCGGAAAGGATGCAAGattaaacttctgaaaattaCAGATTGTAACCTGACAGCCAAAGATGGAGAATCCCTTGGTATGTGTATCCACATGTAACTCAGTTGAGTTAGATGATGACTGTTTTGAGGTCAATCTTAGTCGAAAGCTATTAATTTCAGGCTTTGCATTATAGCAGTATTTACCACTCAGTAAAAGAAGGGCGGAGGGATAGGAATTAGAGTTGGCATCCAGTTGCCACCTCTCCCCTCCTTCTTCTTACCATATCTTAATCTTATGTGGTCTTTTGGTCTGATTGAgtgttttaaaagattttctccCTCAGGAGAAGTGCCTGTGCTCTGTTCTGATCTTTACTGTGGGAGATGGCTCTTATGCCACATACAGTCCTATATCTTTTCAttagaaatttttatttctctttgtattcttgctttttattctcctgcatttttcttactgtcttctatttttttacagatttttttttctatatgggCTTTCACTGATTTTCTTGATTTCTATCCAGTcgatgttttgctgtttttttggtAGAATTGGAACCTGAAAAGTTTAAACCACATGTATAGGCAGATCCAACCTGCCTTTTCCTTGTCATAGTGCTGTTCTTTTCTAGGACTCATCTGTGTGTTCCAGACAATTACCaattctaattttctttttttcttctcagctgaAATACTAAATGTGCTCCCAAACCTTGAAGTTTTAGATCTCTCTATCAACAAGCACATCGGTTGCAGCATGAAGGTCATTGCTCAGGATCTGAAAAATGTACCAGGCCTCAAGGAGTTGAACTTGCACATGTGTGGATTAAAGCAGGACAGCCTCCAGGGCTTAGGTTAGACTTTACATTCAGAAAGTCTTTCATTCTGCGTAAACTGTACATCTGAAACCCATTTCAGAAAGGCAGTGTGGTAGACTTGCTGATGGTTTGTCAGTATTAATGGACAATGGTTATTTGCTGCTTGAGGATTGATAAAAGACTACAGAGACTTTCTGCAGGAGTAGCATTTATCTTCCCTGAGCTCAAGCATGTGAAAGTCAGTGGGGAGAGTCACCTTCCACACCATTTATCTGAGACACATCTTAGGGTAGATTAATGGCTCTCTGGGcctgcttcctccctctccaGACAGAGCATAGACAAGGGCACAGACAGTCTAGCTAACTTCTGAAGACTTAATCCTACTCTCAGAGGGGAATCCGAATCTGCCATTATCACTTAATGACTGTCCCGTGAAGCCATACGAAATTGGCTTATTATCTGTGTCTCTCCCTAGTGGAGGTCTTATCCGTAAGACAAAACAACTGGCACTAATTAGCACTTCCAGTAGTCATTTCAGCAAAAAGCTGAGGATTGAATGGATCTGGGGATGAGTTAACCTCACCTTCACCTGCTTTTTTAGAGAAGAATGGAGTAGCAGGGATGGAGAAGCTTTGTGGCATTACTGTGTCTGCTGTGATTATGTGCTGAAGCTCAGTctgaaagctttgctttcaATACTTTGTGCAGAATTTGACATTAAAGTAAATAACTGTTGAAGCTGTGGCCCGTGCTATCGTAGCAGTCAGTGACCAGCTTGCTGTCATTTCCTTTTCAGACGCCGCTTTACAGCACCTTACAGCACTGAGAAAATTAGACATATCGTGTAACAAAGAGATTGGTGGTGGCTTTAAAGACTCAACAGCTCATTTGGCCAGCTTGAAAAATCTCGAAGTCCTTGACCTCCACCAGTGCTGTGTAACAGAAGAAGACGTGGCCGTTTTGTGTAAGGACATCTTGAGGAAATGATTGAAGAATGTATGGTTTTGACttctgaaaatacttcaaaGGCATAAGAGATTCTGCATAACATAGTCTAACAGATCTCAGTTCATTTGTTGTTAGGCAGCTGTGGAAATGCAGCTCAGGGGATAGCTTTCTTGATCAATAtggagtggttttttttctctgtatcaaAAGAGGTCCCATAGTGGCTGATCCCATGTGGAACTAAGGGCTTGAATCTGCCATGATTCAGACCCATGATGTGAATGTAGGAACTACCCCCAAGTCCTGTTGCCGAGGATCAGTAATCTGGGAAATGTCCAGAAGCAATCTCACTGCTGGTACAAGCTGGCATGGATCCAAGGCTTTTATGTGCATGCTATTATAACTGCCTAAAACTGCCTTAGTGAGCTCAGAAGTAGAGAATGATGTTGGTCTGCAACTCCTAAGTACTATTAGGAAGGAATATTACTCCTAAGTAATATTAGGAAGCTCTCCCATTCCATCAGTGAGACAGCTTATTTACTGTGTGCATTATCATAACTTTTTGGTATTAGTTTTTACTAAGAATTGCTCAAAGTATGTTTGAGTGTCAAAACTTGGCCTTGACTTCTGGGTTGTTGTATAAAGACAAGTAATGATGCCAGTCAAACATACAACTACATTAGTTCTGTATCAGTGACTAACAAATACTTCATGTTTTCAAAGCCCAGGTGATACCTTTACTCTCCAGTCTTCGAGAGCTGAATTTATCCTGGAATAAAAACATAGGAGTCTCATCTGACCCTCTTCTCGGCAGACTCAGGTTTTTACCTAAGCTGAAATCTGTGGCCATCAGCAATTGTGGTTTGGGCGAGGAGTCCTTTTCAGCACTAGGtaggaatgtttttttaaagCGTGTCTGTTCTCAGAAGTCTCCTTGTGGGACCAAACACTTCATTCTCTGTTGGCTGAGCTCCAAAAATAATGGTTACATTACAGTACAGGTCCTGAGTGGAAAAGTAATTGTCGCTTTCCCCTCTGGTTGCTTGATGATGAAACCAGTGTTTTGTGGGACCTGGTTGCGAGGGAAGATCACTGTATGTCTTCCCGTTTCACCTGGCTGAATGAAGTGCTT
Above is a window of Gallus gallus isolate bGalGal1 chromosome 9, bGalGal1.mat.broiler.GRCg7b, whole genome shotgun sequence DNA encoding:
- the LRRC31 gene encoding leucine-rich repeat-containing protein 31 isoform X1, giving the protein MEKTGDAQSCQNKSEEDIPKSSPFDFVIKQFQGKRSSSGKRKEQPSAIQKFFSGFDFGKSEGKERQETEETLKNNCRADDQSEKENLPVEDESSQLISEAESPSGEQRFNQFMQKLGKKPNSKNLDLNNCALSAADVTELASLLPFLPELEEISLSWNGCVGGTLKTLTAQLHHVNLLKVLRLNNCRLSAEDVTSLGEAFEIVPQLEELDLSWNSNIGGKLSLLTKKLRKGCKIKLLKITDCNLTAKDGESLAEILNVLPNLEVLDLSINKHIGCSMKVIAQDLKNVPGLKELNLHMCGLKQDSLQGLDAALQHLTALRKLDISCNKEIGGGFKDSTAHLASLKNLEVLDLHQCCVTEEDVAVLSQVIPLLSSLRELNLSWNKNIGVSSDPLLGRLRFLPKLKSVAISNCGLGEESFSALAEAALHLPELEILDLSWNKCVGGNLKLLLGALKLATEIQVLRLSSCNLVAEDLALLTLLAHDGHLARLRKLDLSYNNNISDEGWMVFCQGLAALKELSELDVSLRPSSCSACGTWFSELLAALTKLPALAELGMQRWVLSESQRKQLEGFNQDNKRNIRFDC
- the LRRC31 gene encoding leucine-rich repeat-containing protein 31 isoform X2, whose protein sequence is MQKLGKKPNSKNLDLNNCALSAADVTELASLLPFLPELEEISLSWNGCVGGTLKTLTAQLHHVNLLKVLRLNNCRLSAEDVTSLGEAFEIVPQLEELDLSWNSNIGGKLSLLTKKLRKGCKIKLLKITDCNLTAKDGESLAEILNVLPNLEVLDLSINKHIGCSMKVIAQDLKNVPGLKELNLHMCGLKQDSLQGLDAALQHLTALRKLDISCNKEIGGGFKDSTAHLASLKNLEVLDLHQCCVTEEDVAVLSQVIPLLSSLRELNLSWNKNIGVSSDPLLGRLRFLPKLKSVAISNCGLGEESFSALAEAALHLPELEILDLSWNKCVGGNLKLLLGALKLATEIQVLRLSSCNLVAEDLALLTLLAHDGHLARLRKLDLSYNNNISDEGWMVFCQGLAALKELSELDVSLRPSSCSACGTWFSELLAALTKLPALAELGMQRWVLSESQRKQLEGFNQDNKRNIRFDC